The genomic interval tgatataattgactaaatgtgtAAGAGACGTTATTtttgaggaaattagatatgaatatgatatatatcaagtagaggagaaattactatagtagatatgtgatatcaaactatagggtaagaatattcagaatataatatgattatattcattaattatttaattggttaattatatgataattggcctaaaacttctctcgAACGTGTGTTAGTGCGAGAATCcgaagtcggttattgtaaccgatgaataaaatgaaaatttgtttcattttgcaaaagtttgaaaaaatcGGTAATCGATGTGAAAACATTATGATCACATAGTTTGAGAGCTTATATGATAGTTGgtcatcgcctaaacgatcgcacaccagcgcctaaacgatcgcacgctagttcctaaatgatcgcttagctttcctaaacgatcacatagtgtgCTGCGTTTTCTAACTGATCGTCTaccgtttactaaacgattgcttagtaaaacctacaagatcgtgtagcttcttctaaacgataaacaCATATCTATACAATAGCtcattttctctcccacttgcttatcgtctacaccaTTTGTTCTTTCTTCAACGTCTTCCAAATTCATTAAAGAGTACTCCTGGACTCAAATACGACCCCGAGATTGAAAGGACCTTCTGGCATAAAAACATATCCAACCGTCGTCGAAGGTTGAGGCAGCAATTTCTCAGACAACAAAACAGGCAACGAGCAATGGCGGAAGAATAGGCAAATCAACAACTAGCTCATGCTGCATAGAATCCAATCCTGATGGCGTATAGCAGCACGTGTCCCATGAGGGAGTACGCATACACTGTactgtatgatttctctccaggaatcatataCCCAATTTCAGATGGAACCaggttcgagatgaaatctGTTATGCTCCAAATGCTCCAGTCTGCTGGACAATTTAGGGGTGGTTGTGGTGAAGATCCTCACACCTACATGAAGCGTTTCCTGGAAACGTGtaattcatttgtgattcctggaatcacccCAGAGCCGATTAGGCTGTCCTTGTTTCCGTATTCTTTGCATGATGACGCAAAACAATGGGTGAGCTCACTGGAGCCTGGTGAAATTACCACCTGGGAGAAGTTGGTggaaaaatttatgcaaaaatacttcccacctaccaccaacacGAGGAGGTGTCGagagattatgaactttgaacaagaagatgctGAGACCTTAAGCGCTGCATGAGAGCATTTTAAGGGCTTGGTCAATAATTTCTCGAACCATGGACTACCTCTAACTATCCAAATGGAGACATTTTATGGAGGACTGAATAAAGCATCGCAGATGGCAGCAGATGCAGCAACAGTTGGTGGACTTATGGACAAATCTTACACTGAGGCTAAAGAGATACTAGACCGCATTGCTAAACACAATATGGAATGGGTGGGTGATACGAATGATGGAAGAGCTGACAGGAAGAAGAGTTCTCAGAACATTAATTCTATTGATGCCAACGCAATAGCCATACTTTCTGCTCAAGTGGCTATGATGACCAGCCTTCTGCAGAACATAACGCTAGGAAGCGCATCAAATTAGTAGAAGGCGAATCAGGTAGAGGCGTTTGGGCAGCCCATGGTTAGCTATGTGGGCTGTGGAGATCCTCACACCTATGCTGAATGTCCACAAAACCCTCAGTCAGTATGTTTCATAAAAAACAACCCATTCTCTAATACATATAATCCTagatggagaaaccatccgaATTTTTCTTGGACAGGAGGAAATCATCAGAAGCACCACCCAGGGGCGAACCATCAGTAAAGGAATGGACCGCCGCCTGCATTTCAACAAACGCATCAGCAACATCAACAACCCTTTAATAAAGGAGGACAAGCGTCGAGCTCAGGATCTTCGCTTGAGAACCTATTGAAGGAGTACATAGCCCAGAATGACGCGTTGCTGAAAAGTCAGGCGTCATCTATCAGAAACTTGGAAATCCAGGTAGGGCAGATAGCGAGTGAGTTGAAAAACAGGCAACCTGAAGTTCTACCTAGCAATACTGAAACACCTGAGAACAATAAtaggaaggagcaatgtcacgcGGTGATGTTGCGAAGTGGAAGagctcttgaagaaagaagaatgaattCAAGAAATAGTAGTCCTTTGAAAGAACGCATCACATGTTCAATGGATCGGGAAGAAAGGATGCTCGAGACTACAAGCCATTCAGAACCCAGTACGTCTAACGCGGGAAAGCCTGAAGTGACTTTGAATGCACCATTTCCTAGGCGTctaatgaagaagaatgatgaacaataATTCAAGCACTTTCTTGAGCTTCTAAAGCAGCTGTATATCAACATTACACTGATAGAGGCTTTGGAGCAGATGCCAACATATGTAAAATTTTTGAAGGACATTTTGATAAAGAAGTGAAGAGTCAGTGAGAAATAAGTAATAGCGCTAACGTAAGAGTGTAACGCGTTAGTAAACAACAGCCTACCAAAGAAGCAGAAGGACCCTGGGAGCTTTACAATTCCTTGTTCGATAGGAGGATTGGATGTGGGTCATGCGTTGTGTGATCTAGAAGCCAGCATTAATCTCATgccactttcaatttttaagaaattggggATTGGTGAAGCACAATCCACTTCTGTTACTCTTCAGCTCGCTGACAGAACAATTAAGTACCGTGAAgggaagattgaagatgttctgGTGTAGGTTGACAATCTCATATTCCCAGCAGACTTTATTATCTTGGACTATAAAGCAGATAGGGAGGTACCAATTATCCTTGGATGCACCTTCTTAGCTACTGGGAAAGTTTTAATTGACGTGCATAAAGGCGAATTAACTATGTGCGTGGACAATGAGGAGGTGAATTTTAATGTGCTCAACGCATTAAAATTCCCAGATAGTGAAGATTGTCAACTAAACAGTATTGAGTTTCTTGAAGAAGAGACTCATGTATATGAGGTCCTCGCATTGGAGAAGAACCGGAAAGAATCAGAgccgccaagtctgagtgagcgACGGACAAAACCAATGCGTCCATCACTTGAAGAACCACCAGAACTCGAGTTGAAACAGTTACCTGGACACTTGAAATATGCGTTCCTTGGAATCAACAACACTTTACCTGTGATCATTTCCACAAATCTCATAGAGCTTAATGAGCAATCTCTCTTGCAGATGCTAAAAAAGCACAAGTGTGCAATAGGCTGGACACATGCGGATATCCGTGGCATTAGTCcatcttattgcatgcataagattaGGTTGGAAGAAGGGAAATCGGGGTCAATCGAGCCTCAAAGAAGGTTGAACCCcataatgaaagaagtggtTAAGAAAGAAATTCTAAAATGGTTGGACGCGGGAGTAATTTATCCTATATTCGACAGTAGCTGGGTAAGTCCAGTCCAATGCGTTCTTAAGAAAGGGGGAACGACCATGATAGTCAACAACAATAATGAACTCATACCCTCGAGGACTGTCACGGGTTGGTGTGTCTGTATGGATTATAGGAAACTCAACACAACAACTAAGATAGACCACTTCCCCTTTcctttcatcgatcaaatgcttgaCAGACTTGCGGGCAAAGGATTTTATTGCTTTCTCGATGGATACTCTGGTTACAACGATTCTGATAGATCCAGAAGATTAGGACAAGACTACATTTACTTGTCCCTTTGGAACTTTGCATTCAgacgcatgccctttgggctgTGTAACGAACCTGGGACATTTCAAAGATGTATGATGGCTATCTTCTCTGACTTCCTAGAAAAGACCGTTGAagtcttcatggacgacttttcagtctttggagactcattcTAGTCATGCCTAGATAATTTGAAGGCCGTCCTCGCTCGATGCGAGGAAACAAACTTggtgctgaattgggagaaatatcacttcatggtgactAAAGGAATTGTCTTAGGTCACAAAGTATCTTAGGCTAGCTTAGAAGTAGATGAagccaaaatagatgtcatagcAAAACATCCACCACCATCAAATGTTAAAACTTACGAAGTTTTCTAGGGCATGCCGACTTCTATAGACGGTTCGTTAGAGGATTCTCTCAGATTGCGTGACCTCTGAGCGCATTACTAGAAGTGAACCGACCCTATGACTTAAATGAAGACTACACTGATGCGTTTGAAACCTTGAAGTATGCGTTGACGATAGCTCCAGTACTGATGGCACCGGACTGGACGCAACGCTTTATTCTCATGTGCGATGCGAGTGATGCGGCAGTAAGAACAATGTtagggaagaagaagggtaatTTGATACACCCCATCTCTTATGCGTCCAAAACACTAAATGACTCTTAGGAACACTAAACCACtactgaaaaagaaatgttggctGTAGTGTTTGGCATTGAAAAGTTTTGATCTTACTTAGTTGGTGCGTCAGCCACCATATACACCGACCACTCAGCCATAAAATTCCTGATGAGTAAAAAAGAAGCGAAGCTAAGGTTGATAAGATGGGTGCTGTTGCTACAGGAGTTTGATATTGATATCCTGGACAGAAAGGGAACAGAAAAtcaggtggctgaccacctGTCCAGTCTAGAGAATCAAGAAATACAAGCCCAAGAAGGTGAAATCAAGGACGGATTTCTTGATGAAAGCCTGTTTAGAGTTGAAAGTAGGGAACCTTGGTATGCGGACATAATCAATTATTTAACCACCAAGAAATTCCCTGGGAGCTTCAACTCTCAGCAAAAGAAGCGGTTAATTCATgacaacaatttttatttttgggataaaCCATTTCTATATAAACAAGGCTCTGACTCTATAATGCGTCGATGCGTTCTGGAGGAGGAGACACAACGCATCTTAGCTGAGTGTTATGACTCTCCTTACGGAGGGCATTTTGGTGGGCAAAGAACCGCAGTGAAGATTCTTCAAAGTGGATACTTTTGGCCCACCCTCTTTAAAGACGCGAGGGAGTTTGTTCGAAAATGTGACCCTTGTCAATGCACCAggaatatttcttcaagggatgcaatgcccttgaacaatatTCTTGAAGTGGAACTGTTTGATATTTGGGACATAGATTTTATAGGATACGACCTTTTCCCTGTCCTGTGGCCAACAGTACATCCTGCTTGCAGTAGATTATGTAtctaagtgggtagaagcagtagTCTATGCTAGGAATGATGCGTCCACTGTATCTAAGTTTCTTACCAGGAACATCTTTACATGCTATGGAATGCCAATAGCCCTGATAAGCGACGAAGGTACGCACTTCATTAATCGCATCATTTCCAAATTacttacaaaatataatatcagGCACAAGATCGCCACTGCTTACCACCCACAAACAAACGGTCAAGCGGAAGTATCAAATCGAGAAATCAAGTCTATCCTGAAGATAGTCTTTAATGCAACGCGGAAGGATTGGGCACAGAGGCTGGATGGAGCGCTCTAGGCCTACAGGACTGCTTACAAAACTCCTATAGATATGTCTCCATACTCTCTtgtatttggaaaagcttgtcacttaCCTTTAGAGTTGGAGCACAAGGCGTTTTGGGCAGTTAAGAAGTTAAACATGAACTTGGATGCCGTGGGCGCTCAATGCAAACTTCAGCTCAACGAGATCGAGGAGTGGCGATTGAACGCGTATGAGAACAACAAGCtgtacaaagaaaagaaaaagcgttggcatgaccaaCACATCAGTAAGAAAGAACTTGTTGTTAGCCAAAATGTTCTATTATTCATATCATGTTTACGTTTGTTTCCAGGAAAACTAAAATCCAGGTAGACAGGACCCTTTATCATTAAGAAAATCTTTCCATATGAAGCTGTGGAACTAACGCGAGAAGATGGcaccaacgcattcaaagtaaatggcCAGAGAGTGAAGCCTTATTTTGAAGATGGACTGGAACGCCAAAAGTCATCTCTCACACTACGAGAAGCCAATTAAGGCCCACATCGAAGTATCCCTGCGTTTGCATCGCCATATATTCCAGGGACGCTTCCTCTGTCCTTATTTTTTTGCATTATATATTTTACGATGCGTTTGAGTtgcttatttatttgtttggttgttttaagattgttctttgtttttgcttttataaaagttggaaacttgtttgtttttctttaaaagttgTGTATAATCGAGTTAGGAATAACGGACGCGTTAGACGCAAGTCTAATGCATGGTCCAGTTGAAGGGACGCATCTCGAGAACACAAAAACACTCGAGTATTTAGATAACCGAGACGTCCCTTCAGCTTTACATTTATGGCGCTTGACGTCAGCCAGTAACTCTTTCTCTCAGCCTATAAAATGACCCAACGATTCGaagccttcttctttttcacttTCACTCTCGAGTTCTctgaaacaaaagaaagaaaaaaaaaacctctctGTCTCCCTCACTTTCGATTCGATCGAACTTCTCCGGCCACAACTTCGTCCGCCTCAGATAGTTAAAATCAGACCATGAGCTTTGGGAACGACTCACCGGTAAGTTCTTTTTCCTCGTCCTCTGTTTCTATTTTACCTCCCACAAGCCCTAGAAAAACCACTAAAACCCTCACCCAAACCAAACCAACACATGACGGAGCCACCTCTTCCCAGTGGCCGTCTGTTTTGAAACCTTCCACACCCCCACGAAAATCCCTTTCAAAGCCTCTAAAGCCATCGTTACCCCTCTGGCCAAGATCCCTTAACCTAAACCTAAAACCCCTCAACTAAAACCCAAAATTACCCCTAAACCAAGGGCTAAGACATCTGCAAAACCAAGGACGCGTTCGTCATCTACGACCGCCTCCAATCCTACACCAAGCCTGCCTCACCACTAGTCATCCTTAACATCACTATGGTGGGTGCAATGCATAATCCACTCCCAGCCTACGTCCACAATGCACCATCACCAGCTGTGCGTCCACCACCTCCACTTTCTATCGAGCCCTTGGCCACCATTTATCCAGTGGAATCAGATGCGTCGAGCCAATCACCTCATTCGCCCATCCTCATATCTTCCCCTGGGATGCCTCACACCCTAGTGGGCACCCCTCCATTTACTCCACCCATACCACCCTCTGACAGTCCTGCATTAGAGCGCAATCTTGAAGAGTTGGTAGAATTGGTTCGACTGGACGAGCAAGAGGTTTTCGGTGCGATCTTGGTGTCTCTCAATCAAATCAAGATGAAGAGCAAGTGATGCGTTCAGACCCACCTAACGCATCATTTGAGTTAAACTAAGCGGAGCGGTATGCTATGATGCTTAAAGaggaattagaagaagaagaaagggaaaaagaagaagcaaaggaagaagaaaatagag from Benincasa hispida cultivar B227 chromosome 10, ASM972705v1, whole genome shotgun sequence carries:
- the LOC120088980 gene encoding uncharacterized protein LOC120088980 — translated: MCVDNEEVNFNVLNALKFPDSEDCQLNSIEFLEEETHVYEVLALEKNRKESEPPSLSERRTKPMRPSLEEPPELELKQLPGHLKYAFLGINNTLPVIISTNLIELNEQSLLQMLKKHKCAIGWTHADIRGISPSYCMHKIRLEEGKSGSIEPQRRLNPIMKEVVKKEILKWLDAGVIYPIFDSSWVSPVQCVLKKGGTTMIVNNNNELIPSRTVTGWCVCMDYRKLNTTTKIDHFPFPFIDQMLDRLAGKGFYCFLDGYSGYNDSDRSRRLGQDYIYLSLWNFAFRRMPFGLCNEPGTFQRCMMAIFSDFLEKTVEVFMDDFSVFGDSF